One region of Chryseobacterium muglaense genomic DNA includes:
- the rsfS gene encoding ribosome silencing factor: MNKTAEKQALIDKIVEAIQDVKGEDIMIFDLTSIENSVAETFIICSGNSNTQVSALAGSVEKKVRNDLQDRPWHVEGTENSMWVLVDYVSVVVHIFQKETREYYDIEELWGDAKITRIESEV; the protein is encoded by the coding sequence ATGAATAAAACAGCAGAAAAGCAAGCGCTAATAGATAAAATTGTAGAGGCAATTCAAGACGTAAAAGGGGAAGATATTATGATCTTTGATCTTACTTCAATAGAAAACTCAGTTGCAGAAACGTTTATAATTTGTAGCGGAAACTCAAATACACAAGTTTCAGCATTAGCAGGAAGTGTAGAAAAAAAAGTAAGAAACGATCTTCAAGACAGACCTTGGCATGTAGAGGGTACCGAAAACTCAATGTGGGTATTGGTAGATTACGTTTCTGTGGTAGTGCATATTTTCCAAAAAGAGACTCGTGAGTATTACGATATTGAAGAACTTTGGGGAGATGCAAAAATCACAAGGATAGAAAGTGAAGTATAA